The Syntrophorhabdaceae bacterium genome contains a region encoding:
- a CDS encoding DUF2507 domain-containing protein, which translates to MKEYGLEEISRVVRPELGQDIPLLLYRALRITGMRHILGESSGTTLYMMGKQIGAMFEAADVEEFKNQVITLKVGIPELEVVDEDHVVVKLRECITCAGFTYTGEMFCDMESGIIAGLLEKVYKRKAKSTQTKSWSSGYNYCEFEVLLY; encoded by the coding sequence ATGAAAGAGTACGGGCTCGAAGAGATCAGCCGCGTCGTGAGACCGGAACTTGGCCAGGATATCCCGCTACTCCTCTACCGGGCGCTCAGGATCACGGGGATGAGGCACATCCTGGGCGAGTCATCGGGCACGACCCTGTACATGATGGGAAAGCAGATAGGCGCCATGTTCGAGGCGGCCGACGTCGAGGAGTTCAAAAATCAGGTAATCACCCTCAAAGTGGGGATCCCTGAGCTTGAAGTGGTGGATGAAGACCACGTGGTGGTCAAGCTCCGCGAGTGCATTACCTGCGCGGGCTTCACGTACACGGGCGAGATGTTTTGCGACATGGAGAGCGGCATCATCGCGGGCCTTCTCGAAAAGGTCTATAAGAGAAAGGCAAAATCGACCCAGACGAAAAGCTGGTCGTCGGGCTACAATTATTGCGAGTTCGAGGTGCTCCTCTACTGA
- a CDS encoding DEAD/DEAH box helicase produces the protein MDPLKFEELNLSKEMMKAIENMGFEEATPIQSEAIPLILQGKDVIGQAQTGTGKTVAFGIPILEMIQPKNRKPQAIILCPTRELAIQVAEEFKKLSKYKKDVQVLPIYGGQPIDRQIFALKKGVQIIIGTPGRTIDHINRGNLKLDEVKVVVLDEADEMLDMGFIDDIETILKETPKERQTLLFSATMPKPILDLTKRYQRDPQHAKVVHKQLTVPNVEQIYFEVRESMKLEALSRLIDMYDLKLSLVFCNTKRKVDEVVANLQVRGYLADGLHGDMTQAQRDRTMGKFRSNAFEILVATDVAARGIDVEDIEAVFNYDLPQNEEYYVHRIGRTARMGKAGKAFTFAVGKEVYKLREIQSYANVKIERQKVPSLTDVEEIRLNAFLDKVKEMVEQGGLEHYTNLVERLVVQDFAAVDVAAALLKLSLGADGSSGHSGDVEEIPEFHTKEEMARLYVSIGRNQRIDVKDVLGAIAGETGIPGKRIGKIEVYDKYTFVDVPKKFAEDVIAIMNNKQIKGLKINVDLANKK, from the coding sequence ATGGACCCATTGAAATTTGAAGAACTCAATTTATCGAAAGAAATGATGAAAGCCATTGAAAACATGGGCTTTGAGGAAGCTACGCCCATTCAGTCCGAGGCCATTCCCCTCATACTTCAGGGGAAGGACGTGATCGGCCAGGCCCAGACGGGCACCGGCAAGACCGTGGCCTTCGGCATTCCAATCCTGGAAATGATCCAGCCGAAGAACCGGAAGCCCCAGGCCATCATCCTCTGCCCTACCCGGGAGCTTGCCATCCAGGTAGCGGAAGAATTCAAGAAGCTCTCGAAATACAAAAAAGACGTTCAGGTCCTCCCAATTTACGGAGGACAGCCCATTGACCGTCAGATATTCGCCCTCAAGAAAGGCGTCCAGATCATCATCGGCACGCCCGGGCGTACCATAGACCACATCAACCGGGGGAACCTCAAGCTGGACGAGGTAAAGGTGGTAGTCCTCGATGAAGCCGACGAGATGCTCGACATGGGTTTTATCGACGACATCGAAACCATTCTCAAGGAGACTCCCAAGGAGCGGCAGACCCTGCTCTTCTCCGCCACCATGCCGAAACCGATCCTCGACCTCACCAAGAGGTACCAGAGAGATCCCCAGCACGCCAAGGTGGTCCACAAGCAACTGACCGTCCCGAACGTGGAGCAGATATACTTCGAAGTCAGGGAGAGCATGAAGCTCGAAGCCCTCTCCCGTCTCATCGATATGTACGACCTCAAACTCTCTCTCGTCTTCTGCAATACCAAGCGGAAGGTGGACGAGGTGGTGGCGAACCTCCAGGTCCGGGGATACCTCGCCGACGGGCTTCACGGCGATATGACCCAGGCCCAGAGGGACCGTACCATGGGGAAGTTCCGGAGCAACGCCTTCGAGATCCTCGTTGCCACTGACGTTGCCGCGAGAGGAATCGACGTGGAGGACATCGAGGCGGTCTTCAACTACGACCTCCCCCAGAACGAAGAATATTACGTGCACCGCATCGGAAGGACCGCCCGGATGGGAAAAGCGGGCAAGGCCTTCACTTTCGCGGTAGGGAAGGAAGTCTACAAGCTTCGGGAGATCCAGTCTTATGCGAATGTAAAGATAGAGCGCCAGAAGGTGCCTTCCCTTACGGACGTGGAAGAGATAAGGCTCAATGCCTTTCTCGATAAGGTAAAGGAGATGGTCGAACAAGGCGGGCTCGAACATTACACCAACCTCGTGGAACGCCTCGTGGTCCAGGACTTTGCGGCGGTGGACGTCGCGGCCGCCCTGCTCAAGCTGAGTCTCGGAGCGGATGGATCGTCAGGCCATTCGGGAGATGTCGAGGAAATCCCGGAATTTCATACCAAGGAAGAGATGGCGCGGCTCTATGTGAGTATCGGCCGCAATCAGCGGATCGATGTGAAAGACGTGTTGGGCGCTATCGCGGGAGAAACCGGTATACCTGGAAAACGGATAGGCAAAATAGAGGTCTACGACAAGTACACCTTCGTTGACGTGCCGAAAAAATTTGCCGAAGACGTCATTGCCATCATGAACAACAAGCAGATCAAAGGGCTCAAAATCAACGTGGATTTGGCAAACAAGAAATAG
- a CDS encoding exonuclease domain-containing protein encodes MYDSDLAIVDIETTGLSARFNRIIEIAILKVRGAELVESYSTLVDPEMIVSPYIETLTGITNEDLRGAPTFATIRDDLMGLLDGALFVAHNARFDYGFLREEFRREGVGFSPRCLCTLRLSRLLFPECRRHSLDRIMERFGITCTERHRALGDATVVWDFMKTLHDRFQKEELTQAVAKLCKTPIYPPLVEEYQIRNLPETAGVYMFYSQEGTPLYVGKSTNIKGRVLGHFSDGHGFVKEAHIHRQVADIKAVPTAGELGALLLEARLIKELQPLYNRRSKGGKGLIAAVKTEDASGYGTILLKPASDLSPEAVRQTAGIFKTLKQAKEYLWHAASEHRLCPCVLGLEKGKGPCSYRQLEKCEGPCEGVETPLRYNMRFIEALEGRSIRTWPFAGPILIEERAEGAERGEAFIIDQWCLLASFEYDEQGRRPTYQSAPAFDHDIYKIILHYFRRPGKKLNLREISRADLENL; translated from the coding sequence ATGTATGATTCTGATTTAGCCATTGTTGATATTGAAACTACCGGTCTTTCGGCACGATTTAACCGTATAATCGAGATCGCAATTCTGAAGGTTCGGGGCGCCGAGCTCGTGGAATCCTACTCCACCCTCGTGGACCCTGAGATGATCGTCTCTCCTTACATCGAAACCTTGACCGGGATCACCAACGAGGACCTGCGGGGGGCACCCACCTTTGCGACCATCAGGGACGACCTCATGGGACTCCTGGACGGGGCGCTTTTCGTTGCCCATAATGCCCGGTTCGACTACGGCTTTCTGCGGGAGGAATTCCGTCGCGAGGGGGTCGGCTTCAGTCCCCGTTGCCTCTGCACTCTGCGCCTTTCACGCCTGCTCTTTCCCGAATGTCGGAGGCATAGCCTGGACCGCATCATGGAGCGTTTCGGGATTACCTGCACGGAGCGCCACCGGGCGTTGGGCGATGCAACCGTGGTCTGGGATTTCATGAAGACCCTTCACGACCGGTTTCAGAAGGAGGAGTTGACCCAGGCGGTCGCGAAGCTCTGCAAGACTCCCATATACCCGCCCCTTGTCGAGGAATACCAGATCAGAAATCTCCCTGAGACTGCGGGGGTCTACATGTTTTACAGCCAGGAAGGCACGCCCCTCTACGTGGGCAAGAGCACCAACATCAAGGGTCGCGTACTGGGCCACTTCTCCGACGGCCATGGCTTCGTGAAAGAGGCCCACATCCACCGGCAGGTGGCTGACATAAAGGCCGTTCCTACCGCGGGCGAGCTGGGGGCGCTGCTGCTCGAGGCGCGTCTTATCAAGGAACTTCAGCCTCTTTACAATCGGCGCTCCAAGGGAGGAAAGGGCCTCATCGCGGCGGTGAAGACGGAGGATGCTTCAGGATATGGGACCATACTGCTCAAGCCTGCATCGGATCTCAGTCCGGAGGCGGTCAGGCAGACGGCAGGCATTTTCAAGACCCTGAAACAGGCGAAGGAGTACCTCTGGCACGCAGCCTCGGAGCACCGGCTCTGTCCCTGTGTTTTGGGGCTTGAAAAAGGCAAAGGCCCCTGCTCTTATCGGCAGCTCGAAAAATGCGAAGGCCCATGCGAGGGCGTGGAGACGCCTTTGCGCTACAATATGAGGTTTATTGAGGCCTTGGAAGGGCGCAGCATCAGGACATGGCCCTTTGCCGGGCCCATACTCATCGAAGAGCGGGCCGAAGGCGCGGAAAGGGGAGAAGCCTTCATCATCGATCAATGGTGTCTCCTCGCTTCCTTTGAATATGACGAACAAGGCAGAAGACCTACGTATCAGAGCGCCCCTGCTTTCGATCACGACATCTACAAAATAATACTTCACTATTTCAGACGGCCGGGAAAGAAACTCAATCTTCGCGAGATAAGCCGCGCGGACCTCGAGAACCTTTAG
- a CDS encoding aspartate/glutamate racemase family protein: MAKGQGKAIRIWYQSYVDPVEQAGYIDHLGGYLASIADPGVTYDVYGISPPDRELHRLTEFRCSVQAVRNVLEAERQGYDAFIQGHYQDPGLYELRSAVKIPVLSLGESSMLFGCTLGRKIGLITIDPYFIPMHEEQVSRYGLRERVVAIKAIKTSVADFNAAFSDPQKRKDIERQFLEEARPLIEQGVEVIIPAGGLPTLLFAQERSFTLDKATVLNGIAVVVKMTEMAVKLLRLTGTGASRASTFALPSTKAIEEFLKS; this comes from the coding sequence ATGGCAAAAGGGCAGGGAAAGGCAATCAGGATTTGGTATCAGAGCTACGTGGACCCCGTGGAGCAGGCAGGATATATCGACCACCTGGGCGGGTATCTTGCCTCGATTGCCGACCCCGGCGTAACATACGACGTCTACGGCATCTCGCCGCCTGACCGTGAGCTTCACAGGCTTACCGAGTTCAGGTGCTCGGTGCAGGCCGTCCGGAACGTGCTCGAAGCGGAGCGGCAGGGGTACGATGCATTTATACAAGGCCATTACCAGGACCCGGGCCTCTATGAATTAAGGTCTGCCGTAAAGATCCCCGTCCTCAGCCTGGGGGAAAGCAGCATGCTCTTCGGCTGCACCCTCGGTCGAAAGATCGGCCTCATCACCATCGACCCCTATTTCATCCCCATGCATGAAGAACAGGTTTCACGATATGGTTTAAGGGAAAGGGTAGTGGCGATCAAGGCGATCAAGACGAGCGTTGCCGATTTCAATGCCGCCTTCAGCGATCCTCAAAAACGCAAAGATATAGAGCGCCAATTCCTCGAAGAGGCCAGGCCGTTGATCGAACAAGGCGTAGAAGTGATTATTCCCGCAGGCGGTCTGCCCACGCTCCTCTTCGCCCAGGAGAGATCCTTTACTCTGGATAAAGCGACCGTTCTCAACGGCATCGCAGTGGTAGTAAAAATGACCGAAATGGCGGTGAAGCTCTTGAGGCTCACAGGCACCGGCGCAAGCCGGGCCTCCACCTTCGCCTTGCCTTCGACAAAGGCAATAGAAGAGTTTCTTAAAAGCTGA
- the hgcA gene encoding mercury methylation corrinoid protein HgcA — MSPPRVDQSFVHGVIETPAGPVPRVYSFLTRDDRLGTIKVRLGIGRMSYTVDPGLYALRDPLPDDPVFVTANYKLSFDKLREALSGRNGWILVLDTKGINVWCAAGKGTFGTEELLLRISACRLGEIVNHRTLILPQLSAPGVAAFEVKRRSGFSALWGPVEADHIPAFLDSGLKATPAMRIKHFPIAERLVLVPVELMGAIKIGIPILFAFFLISFFLSGISLHAAIQSGLNALLALFLGTMAGAVCTPLFLPWLPGKSFAAKGVLPGIAGSLLFFLVCGNSAPALEIYAWLLLIPAISTYWAMNFTGSSTFTSLSGVRKEMARAVPLQVACGIVGIVLWFSSFLAY; from the coding sequence GTGAGCCCTCCGCGCGTCGATCAATCCTTTGTGCACGGGGTCATCGAGACACCGGCCGGCCCTGTACCCCGGGTTTATTCCTTCCTCACGAGAGATGACAGGCTCGGCACGATCAAAGTCCGTCTCGGAATCGGGAGAATGAGCTATACGGTCGATCCCGGCCTTTACGCGCTGCGTGATCCGTTGCCTGACGATCCCGTCTTCGTGACCGCAAATTATAAATTGAGCTTCGATAAGCTGAGAGAAGCCCTTTCGGGGCGCAACGGCTGGATTCTGGTCCTCGATACCAAAGGCATAAATGTCTGGTGCGCCGCAGGCAAGGGCACCTTCGGGACCGAGGAGCTTCTCCTCAGGATATCGGCATGCCGTCTCGGCGAGATCGTCAATCACCGCACCCTTATCCTCCCCCAGCTTTCCGCGCCGGGTGTGGCAGCCTTCGAGGTGAAAAGACGTTCCGGCTTCAGCGCGCTCTGGGGACCGGTGGAAGCCGACCATATTCCGGCATTCCTCGATTCAGGCCTTAAAGCGACCCCCGCCATGAGAATTAAGCACTTTCCCATTGCGGAGAGACTCGTCCTGGTGCCTGTCGAGCTCATGGGGGCAATAAAAATAGGAATCCCCATCCTCTTCGCCTTCTTCTTGATCAGCTTTTTTCTCTCGGGCATTTCCCTTCATGCCGCGATTCAAAGTGGTCTCAACGCCCTCCTCGCCCTCTTTCTGGGCACGATGGCAGGCGCGGTCTGCACCCCTTTATTTCTCCCATGGCTCCCGGGGAAGTCCTTCGCCGCAAAGGGGGTTTTACCCGGTATCGCGGGCTCCCTCCTCTTTTTCCTGGTGTGCGGTAATAGTGCCCCCGCGCTCGAAATCTATGCATGGCTCCTCCTGATCCCGGCGATATCGACATACTGGGCCATGAATTTTACCGGCTCTTCCACCTTTACCTCCCTTTCGGGAGTGAGGAAAGAGATGGCCCGGGCCGTACCCCTCCAGGTCGCCTGCGGGATTGTGGGTATAGTCCTATGGTTTTCGTCATTTCTTGCCTATTGA
- a CDS encoding MFS transporter, which yields MNKAKLWSKEFGAMLLTNLALASAFYALLPTLPVYLTKSLHFSQGDVGLAVAAFSISAIIIRPFSGYFMDNYHRLAILLISLFFMTLIFGSYLFATTVAGMLLLRLAHGAAFGVFTSSAATIVADLLPAGRRGEGIGIFGLTISLAMMIGPLVGLKLLTGHGSTVMFLSILAISLFSFLCALGVRIRYKKAVRKKFSFAGLFHTKAMPVSLAMFFVMVVYGALIVFVSIYALEKGFTNITSFFLYFALSIMLSRFFLGKLFDKGYVLLLVTIGLTLIAAGMIWLGLAGSQVQFLLAGMVAGFGFGTLMPTGQAKVNNLVGQAERGAANSTYFVSYDLGIGAGALLVGFMSDKMKLADIYIYSSSLILIAAAIFFIKAIPHYHVHKIGSGASDN from the coding sequence ATGAACAAGGCGAAATTATGGTCCAAAGAATTCGGCGCTATGCTTCTTACGAACCTGGCCCTGGCGTCCGCCTTTTACGCGCTCCTTCCCACGCTACCCGTCTACCTCACGAAGAGCCTCCATTTCAGTCAGGGAGACGTGGGGCTTGCGGTGGCGGCCTTCTCCATATCGGCCATAATCATCCGGCCCTTCTCCGGTTATTTTATGGACAATTACCACCGGTTGGCCATATTGCTCATATCCCTCTTCTTCATGACCCTTATCTTCGGCTCATATTTGTTTGCCACGACCGTGGCGGGGATGCTTCTGCTCCGCCTTGCCCACGGTGCGGCCTTCGGGGTCTTCACCTCCTCGGCGGCGACGATCGTTGCAGACCTTCTTCCTGCCGGAAGAAGAGGGGAGGGAATCGGCATCTTCGGCCTGACCATATCCCTTGCCATGATGATCGGCCCCCTGGTCGGCCTCAAGCTCCTTACCGGCCACGGATCGACCGTCATGTTCCTTTCTATCCTGGCCATTTCCCTCTTTTCCTTCCTATGCGCCCTCGGCGTGAGGATCCGCTATAAAAAAGCCGTGAGAAAAAAATTTTCTTTTGCCGGCCTTTTTCACACGAAAGCCATGCCCGTCTCTTTGGCAATGTTCTTCGTCATGGTCGTCTACGGCGCTCTCATCGTCTTTGTGAGCATCTATGCCCTGGAAAAGGGATTTACCAACATCACTTCATTCTTCCTCTATTTTGCGCTCTCCATCATGCTCTCCCGCTTCTTTCTGGGAAAGCTCTTCGACAAGGGGTATGTGCTGCTCCTGGTGACGATCGGTCTCACCCTCATCGCCGCCGGTATGATTTGGCTGGGCCTGGCAGGGAGCCAGGTACAATTCCTCCTGGCGGGAATGGTCGCGGGCTTCGGGTTCGGGACCCTCATGCCCACAGGGCAGGCCAAGGTAAACAATCTCGTGGGACAGGCCGAGCGGGGTGCGGCCAATTCTACCTACTTCGTCTCCTATGATCTCGGCATAGGCGCGGGAGCACTCCTCGTGGGATTCATGTCGGATAAGATGAAACTGGCGGATATTTATATCTACAGCTCGTCCTTGATTCTCATTGCGGCAGCGATCTTTTTCATCAAGGCCATTCCCCATTACCACGTTCATAAAATAGGGTCGGGCGCGAGCGATAATTGA
- a CDS encoding ATP-binding protein: protein MSEETDSLLRRQKELEIELEETKSLSQSRNKILETNIGELNDVYLALNEKIKAIRRRDARIKGFEAEYTRANKLSTLGEMAFSIAHEIKNPLIAIQGFAKRIGRAADQDRIQEYAKLIDNEAGRLTEILMKLLEFARMEEPKKETVTIDAVVDDTVLFMEHHLTRFKQVTLSVEKTERLPLVSIEKIHIQQALVNLLMNAAQAMPEGGPISIRTWKNDGEVCISVSDEGPGIPPENLERIFEPFFTTKKKGEGTGLGLSLTKRLVEANGGRINVENKPGKGCTFTVFVPAIP from the coding sequence ATGTCGGAAGAGACCGATTCCCTGCTCCGGAGGCAGAAAGAACTTGAAATAGAGCTTGAGGAGACGAAAAGCCTCTCCCAATCGCGAAACAAAATCCTCGAAACAAATATCGGCGAGCTAAACGACGTCTACCTCGCCCTCAACGAAAAGATAAAAGCCATCAGGCGCAGGGACGCGCGGATCAAGGGTTTCGAGGCGGAATATACCCGGGCGAACAAGCTTTCCACCCTCGGCGAGATGGCCTTCTCCATCGCCCATGAAATAAAAAATCCTCTCATCGCCATACAGGGTTTTGCAAAAAGGATCGGCCGCGCAGCCGATCAGGACCGGATTCAGGAATATGCGAAGCTGATTGACAACGAAGCGGGCAGGCTCACCGAGATATTGATGAAGCTCCTCGAATTCGCGCGGATGGAAGAGCCGAAAAAGGAGACGGTTACCATCGATGCGGTGGTAGACGACACGGTGCTCTTTATGGAGCATCACCTGACCCGGTTTAAACAGGTGACCCTTTCCGTAGAGAAGACGGAAAGGCTTCCCTTGGTCTCCATCGAAAAAATTCATATCCAGCAGGCCCTTGTCAATCTCCTTATGAATGCCGCCCAGGCCATGCCCGAAGGCGGCCCCATTTCGATTCGGACATGGAAAAATGACGGGGAGGTGTGCATCAGTGTATCGGACGAGGGCCCCGGCATACCGCCTGAAAACCTGGAGAGGATTTTCGAGCCCTTCTTCACCACCAAGAAGAAAGGAGAAGGAACAGGCCTGGGTCTCTCCCTCACCAAGAGACTGGTGGAGGCGAATGGGGGCAGGATCAATGTAGAAAACAAACCCGGCAAAGGATGCACCTTTACGGTCTTTGTTCCCGCCATCCCATAG
- the hgcB gene encoding mercury methylation ferredoxin HgcB: MKDLTYLRNVVTLALTPDKCKGCGTCLVVCPRAVFAMPNGKAEIANRDACIECGACVKNCSFGAITVKVGVGCAAAVINSFLGRKGSCCCTLPEDDPSCGPGCC; the protein is encoded by the coding sequence ATGAAAGATCTCACCTATCTCAGGAATGTGGTAACCCTGGCCCTCACCCCCGACAAATGCAAGGGCTGCGGAACCTGCCTTGTCGTCTGCCCCAGGGCAGTCTTCGCCATGCCGAATGGCAAAGCCGAGATCGCCAACCGTGACGCCTGCATAGAATGCGGTGCATGCGTGAAAAACTGTTCCTTCGGCGCAATCACGGTAAAAGTAGGTGTCGGCTGCGCCGCCGCGGTGATCAATTCCTTCCTCGGAAGAAAAGGCTCCTGCTGCTGCACCCTCCCCGAAGACGACCCCTCATGCGGTCCGGGCTGCTGCTGA
- a CDS encoding Sbal_3080 family lipoprotein translates to MDRVVKHVCIQHNPKVRVDDFLDVLKKGFDRHQISSEVFSGEAPAQCEYILTYTALRSWDWSPYLAHAELSLKDKNREVARAVYNHEGGLSLMKWQQTKTKMDPVIDELLGAYGQPQRGGEPATGS, encoded by the coding sequence ATGGATCGGGTTGTGAAGCACGTATGCATCCAGCATAACCCGAAGGTCAGGGTCGATGATTTTCTGGATGTTTTGAAGAAGGGCTTTGACCGCCACCAAATTTCTTCGGAGGTCTTCTCGGGCGAGGCACCCGCACAATGCGAGTATATTCTCACCTACACGGCTTTACGTTCATGGGATTGGAGTCCATACCTGGCTCACGCGGAACTAAGCCTGAAAGACAAAAACCGGGAGGTTGCACGGGCTGTATATAACCACGAAGGTGGTCTTTCTCTCATGAAATGGCAACAAACAAAGACAAAAATGGACCCTGTAATCGACGAGTTGCTCGGCGCATACGGTCAACCACAGCGCGGCGGTGAGCCGGCCACAGGAAGTTGA
- a CDS encoding aquaporin, with product MTNSMDYQFPRQLFFSEFVGTALLVLVGLSLVIVMFGAGSPIVGLVPHEGLRRLITGFFFGTTAALIAVSPVGKVSGAHLNPVVTLAFWLMRKLDVKIVVGYVLAQSAGAVIGCLPLLAWGAMGRSVDFGATLPGQGYTIGTVLLGEVVATFTVISLLAIFLGFRNLRPFTPAILPFIYAVLVYAEAPVSGTSTNPARSLGPAILGGQWQGWWIYWVGPIIGAFVATLACSLLAKRIEIAKLYYFDSHRDWLLRRAGPSAERGREKK from the coding sequence ATGACAAACTCGATGGATTACCAGTTCCCTCGACAGCTCTTCTTTTCCGAGTTTGTCGGTACGGCTCTGCTGGTATTGGTAGGCCTGTCGCTGGTCATTGTGATGTTCGGCGCCGGCAGTCCTATCGTGGGCCTCGTGCCGCATGAAGGGTTGCGCAGGCTCATTACCGGTTTTTTCTTCGGCACGACGGCCGCGCTCATTGCGGTCTCCCCTGTTGGAAAGGTAAGCGGAGCGCACCTCAACCCAGTCGTGACCCTCGCGTTCTGGCTGATGCGCAAGCTGGATGTGAAGATCGTCGTCGGCTACGTCCTCGCGCAGTCAGCCGGTGCCGTTATCGGTTGTCTGCCACTCCTGGCCTGGGGTGCTATGGGCCGGAGTGTGGACTTCGGCGCCACCCTGCCGGGCCAAGGATATACCATCGGGACCGTATTGCTGGGCGAAGTTGTGGCCACCTTCACCGTGATTTCCCTATTGGCAATATTCCTCGGTTTCAGAAACCTTCGTCCATTCACGCCGGCAATCCTTCCATTCATCTATGCCGTCCTGGTGTATGCCGAGGCTCCTGTGTCGGGGACCAGCACGAATCCCGCCCGTAGCCTCGGTCCGGCGATCCTGGGTGGACAATGGCAGGGATGGTGGATTTACTGGGTTGGCCCGATTATCGGTGCCTTCGTGGCGACCCTCGCGTGCAGTCTTTTGGCAAAACGAATAGAGATAGCGAAGCTCTACTATTTTGACAGCCACCGTGATTGGTTGCTTCGCAGGGCGGGCCCGTCTGCCGAAAGAGGCCGGGAGAAAAAATGA
- a CDS encoding inositol monophosphatase family protein, with protein sequence MDKLLEFAIDLAYESGNIQRDFYGKRFEIRHKGEINLVTEVDIACQERIIALISEKFPDDEVIAEEKANSFDGKKNRWIVDPLDGTTNYAHGYPFFCTSIGYEVDGEIIVGVVYNPVFRELFYARKGQGAFFNGDPIHVSAIADLRQSLVCTGFPYDMAVKGRNNIDHFTNFLFASQAVRRDGSAALNLGYIAAGRFDGYWELKLHPWDVAAGVLIVREAGGVVTDFKGVDYSIYSDEILVTNGLIHEQMKDVLKGLP encoded by the coding sequence ATGGACAAATTACTCGAATTTGCGATCGATCTGGCCTATGAATCAGGGAACATTCAGCGGGATTTCTACGGGAAGCGGTTTGAGATACGCCATAAGGGAGAGATCAATCTGGTCACAGAGGTGGACATAGCCTGCCAGGAGCGGATCATCGCCCTCATCAGTGAAAAATTTCCTGATGACGAGGTGATCGCCGAGGAGAAGGCGAATAGTTTTGACGGCAAAAAGAACCGCTGGATCGTCGATCCCCTCGACGGCACCACCAACTATGCTCACGGCTACCCCTTCTTCTGCACTTCCATAGGCTATGAAGTGGATGGGGAGATTATCGTGGGTGTGGTATATAACCCCGTATTTCGCGAGCTTTTCTATGCCCGGAAGGGTCAGGGCGCCTTTTTCAACGGCGACCCCATTCACGTCTCGGCCATCGCCGACCTCAGGCAATCTCTCGTCTGCACCGGTTTCCCTTATGATATGGCCGTGAAGGGCAGGAACAATATCGACCATTTCACCAATTTTCTCTTTGCATCCCAGGCGGTGCGCAGAGACGGCTCCGCCGCCCTTAACCTCGGCTATATCGCCGCGGGCAGGTTCGACGGCTATTGGGAGCTCAAGCTCCACCCCTGGGATGTTGCCGCCGGCGTCCTTATCGTCCGGGAAGCAGGGGGCGTGGTAACCGATTTCAAAGGCGTCGACTATTCCATCTACTCTGATGAGATCCTTGTAACCAACGGACTCATCCACGAACAGATGAAAGACGTGCTTAAGGGGCTTCCATGA